The Pseudosulfitobacter pseudonitzschiae genome includes a region encoding these proteins:
- the argH gene encoding argininosuccinate lyase produces the protein MTDKTANTMWGGRFAAGPDAIMEAINASIGFDQRMAAQDIAGSRAHAAMLGAVGIITTSDAETIREGLLTVLSEIEAGTFEFSTALEDIHMNVEARLKEVIGEPAGRLHTGRSRNDQVATDFKLWVRDQLDAAEAGLLALIDALLAQAEAGADWVMPGFTHLQTAQPVTWGHHMMAYVEMLGRDLSRVRDARARMNECPLGAAALAGTSFPIDREMTAQALGFDRPAANSLDAVSDRDFALEFLGVASICAMHLSRFAEELVIWSSAQFRFVTLSDRFSTGSSIMPQKKNPDAAELIRAKVGRIMGANVGLMMVMKGLPLAYSKDMQEDKEQVFDAADNWMLALAAMEGMVRDMTANRESLAAAAGAGFSTATDLADWLVRVLGMPFRDAHHVTGSLVAMAEAKGCDLPDLSLADMQSVHSDITDAVFDVLGVQNSVNSRMSYGGTAPAQVRAQVKRWREVLK, from the coding sequence ATGACAGACAAGACTGCAAACACCATGTGGGGCGGCCGCTTTGCCGCCGGCCCGGACGCGATCATGGAGGCGATCAATGCCTCGATCGGGTTCGACCAACGGATGGCGGCGCAGGACATTGCAGGCTCGCGCGCCCATGCCGCAATGCTGGGTGCGGTGGGCATTATCACTACTAGTGATGCCGAGACCATTCGGGAAGGGCTACTCACGGTCTTGTCAGAGATCGAGGCAGGGACTTTTGAATTTTCCACCGCACTCGAAGACATTCACATGAACGTCGAGGCGCGGCTGAAAGAGGTGATCGGTGAGCCGGCGGGGCGACTGCACACAGGCCGCAGCCGGAATGATCAAGTTGCGACCGATTTCAAACTGTGGGTCCGCGATCAGCTGGACGCCGCCGAGGCGGGTCTGCTGGCGCTGATCGACGCGCTGCTGGCGCAGGCCGAAGCGGGGGCCGATTGGGTGATGCCCGGTTTCACCCACCTGCAAACCGCGCAGCCGGTGACCTGGGGCCATCACATGATGGCCTATGTCGAAATGCTGGGCCGCGATCTGAGCCGTGTGCGCGATGCGCGGGCGCGGATGAATGAATGCCCCTTGGGGGCTGCGGCACTGGCGGGCACCTCGTTCCCCATCGACCGCGAGATGACGGCGCAGGCGCTGGGCTTTGACCGGCCTGCGGCAAACTCGCTGGATGCTGTCAGCGACCGCGATTTCGCGCTGGAATTTCTGGGTGTGGCCAGCATCTGCGCCATGCACCTCAGCCGGTTCGCCGAAGAACTGGTGATCTGGTCGTCGGCGCAGTTCCGGTTCGTAACCCTCTCCGACCGGTTCAGCACCGGATCGTCGATCATGCCGCAAAAGAAGAACCCCGATGCCGCCGAGCTGATCCGCGCCAAGGTGGGCCGGATCATGGGGGCCAACGTGGGCCTGATGATGGTGATGAAGGGGCTGCCGCTGGCCTATTCCAAGGACATGCAGGAAGACAAGGAACAGGTGTTCGACGCCGCCGACAACTGGATGCTGGCGCTGGCCGCTATGGAGGGCATGGTGCGCGACATGACCGCCAACCGCGAAAGCCTCGCCGCCGCTGCGGGTGCCGGTTTCAGCACCGCAACCGATCTGGCCGACTGGCTGGTGCGGGTTCTGGGCATGCCGTTCCGCGATGCACACCACGTTACTGGTTCGCTGGTCGCGATGGCCGAAGCCAAGGGCTGCGATCTGCCCGATCTCAGCCTTGCCGATATGCAATCCGTTCACAGTGACATCACGGACGCTGTCTTTGATGTGTTGGGGGTGCAAAATTCGGTGAATTCGCGTATGTCTTATGGTGGAACGGCCCCCGCGCAGGTGCGCGCGCAGGTCAAACGCTGGCGCGAGGTGTTGAAATGA
- a CDS encoding DUF2834 domain-containing protein: protein MSALRGVYLALAIWGAVHPMYWFVTWFRKNGFDIGLMVDAWHVNAASSGLVWDLTIAAITLTVWICSEVWVRRNWLALIAIPATFCIGVSCGLPLYLFLRTRAIT, encoded by the coding sequence ATGTCAGCGCTGCGCGGTGTGTATCTGGCTCTGGCGATCTGGGGTGCGGTGCATCCGATGTATTGGTTCGTGACGTGGTTTCGCAAAAACGGCTTTGACATCGGGCTGATGGTGGACGCATGGCATGTCAATGCCGCGTCCAGCGGGCTGGTCTGGGATCTGACGATTGCCGCGATCACCCTGACCGTTTGGATTTGCTCCGAAGTTTGGGTGCGTCGCAACTGGCTGGCGCTGATCGCCATTCCCGCCACGTTTTGCATCGGGGTCAGTTGCGGTTTGCCGCTTTATCTGTTCTTGCGGACGCGGGCCATAA